tttaaattaatccgggaagaaacgggtcgcgggtcgcgggtcaggattttttccacttaattaattaactaaataaataatattaattaattaaaaatttaaagaaaatttggtccaaaaagattatcaatcaatcgaccgaagccgaagccgaagccgagccgagcgagcgacgacgacgacggcgcgaggggagaccctcttcttgaccctttagcaacatgaaggagtgcttctatttttaaataggagacttttcatttccaccacctatgtgggaccaaagcttatttaataaaataagagagaacatatcatttcctctccacttctttttccctcaatttcccattcaacctatcaattaaacccaacaagtatttttacttaattataCCTTAAATTATTGGTTTTCATCTCTTCCTTATGCAGGTAAAATGAAATTTAATATTGATACTAATGTGAAGACTCAAAAGATGCAACTTTTTAAGGAATTCTTAAGAATTCAAAGTAGAAATGAGTTAACATCTCAGCAAATTAAGAGGATGGTATGCAATGTTCTAATCAAGAACGAAGGTCACAAACATGAAGAAAATTCGCTAATTGAAAAGATGTGTTCAAGAGAAGTTTATTTTCCTCGCAGACTTGAGTATCCAAGGAAATCATATAtccttttcttttgaaaaaaaaaagacttagGTTAAAGTATGATGATCTCACACATTTACATTGTCACGCCCCGAATCTACACCATGGACGTGGTTGGCACTCGATGTCATTGCTGGCACGAGCGTATCCATAACATGGCATTGGACATGAGTATACATCTAAACATGAGCAGAAGAATAaatttgaaagcatttgaagAGACAAGTTTCATAAGAGATTGGATTTCATAACGTAAGTCATAGAAATTTAAAACCATTGTCAAAGGAAATAAAGATCCAAACATAACATAACTATTCATCtatctataaagcctctaaacAGAACTAAATAATGTCAACCAGGACAAGGCCCCCGGTATacctttaaataaaaataacttcCTAAAATAGGTATACTAAGCCCCAGGAACAGAGAGGGGCTCACCAATAGCAGAAGATATGGAACTTAGCTAGTGGCCTGATCTCGTGGCTACGTACCTGAGTCTGCATCAATAAAAGATGCAGTGCCCCTGGCAAAAGGGACGTAAGTACATATGAAATAGTACTGTATGTAAAATGGCGGAATGAAACATAACGTACATGTCAAATCAATAGAAGCGGCTAACACAGTTATAGTCATAACATGGAAAGGTTAAGAGCTGAGGTTGTTCAACCTACCTTATGGATATTCCTTTTATTATATTCTAGTTCATTATGGGAGTCTAATAGtgtaaccgacataaaccaccATGTGAGCACATGGAGTCTGATCTCGGCCCAATCAGTTAAGCTATATCATACCTTGCTGGATATGAGacatacatatacatgtcaTATGAATCCATAACTAGCCCTTACCAGGGGCATTAAAAAAGAGTCACCCAAACCAACAGTACTATCCTTATCCTACTTCAATAAACGTAGTTTCGGGCATTTGTCATTTAGACTTATGCCTTCTCGGTTAACTATTTAGCTCCCTTAGGCTCTTGTGATCATGGGTTAGCCCGAAGGCtcatattcataacattcaagGACCATAGTTCATAAAATTCAttcatatcatcacatcataAGGTTACATTTCATGTATCATAGCTTGGCATTCATGAGagacatatatcatataacaataataataataataataataataataataataataataataataataataataataataataataataataataataataataataataataataaagttagAAAATCATAAGATAGCATCATAAGGTCACACATTTGGgaactttcataattcatagttctAGGGTTTATAACATAAgaatttttaagaaaacatCAAGAAATCGttaaaaagttatcaagaagTCATAAAGAAAATCATTAAAGTAGTTTTCTAGATAAGGTTCTCTTCTTACAATAATCATTCGTAATTTCATGTAGAAAATCTAAAAGAAACTCATGGGtaaaagaattttcaagaaattgaAGTACTTTCATGGAAGGTTCTTGGGTTTCATGGAGATTCAAGAGTAATTCAAGAATATGAAGTTTCGTCCTAACCCTAATTCATTCATGGAGGATTCTTTGAAACCATAGAAACGTAGTTCATGGGAAAGAACAAGGTGTTGCCACACATggagatagccttacataccttagtgatgaatcttgaagaaaaccttggaaGCTGAACCCTAGTCTTAGGGTTTCTTGAAGTTATTGAGCATAGAGATTTTTGAGAATGAGAGCATTTAATGATGAAAACTGGTTTTCTATACATTTAAGGCCATCTAGATAACTCCCCACATGTTTTAGGACTAAAATACCCATTTAGAAACTCAAAATAAGTCGACTTTACCATTCTGCCGTCATCTGAGTGATGGGCTGTCGTTTGAGTGGCGATCCATCACCCAGACCgtcaaaattgacccaaaaaatGGACATTCTACCTAAGTGTGACGGCCAAGTCTGACGGGCCGTCACAAGTCTGACAGACTATCACTTTGGTCGTCGGACATTGACAGCTTGCAGTGTCTccggtaaaatggtcataatttTTTACTCTGAATTCAGATTGACGcaacttggtggagttggaaagaagactcaaagacgtttaatttgataggtcgttcGATGCTAAAACTTTATAATTTGagagatatgattgtttgaagttgaccctcaaatcaactcatgcAAAAACTTAGTCGGTAGGAAAGCTTTGCacttgacttggtgttagaggtttattatgaccctaaaccacatccaaTACACTTCTCACACTTAGGAATGAACCTTAACATATATGAACAAGTAGTATAGAACTCGACCAAGTTTATAATGTCACGAAAAATGGTTCAAATCCTTAGAGTAGAGTTGCGAGGTATTACATACATAAATATTATGGAAGGTTGGAGTGGAGTAGGGGTGTGATGGGGCAACGATGGTGAAGTAAAGATAATGTGTATTAGAGAGTGAAGAGGAcacaacatatcaaaatagatattaatttaatttacacCTCAAAAACTTAATCGTGTATTTTATTGTGTCCTTAGTGGGATAGGGAAGTGAGGATGGTGATAACTATGCCAATTGATTGGGGATGAAGAAAGTGGGGGTTGACACACATATatgaaaatcaaatattttGCTATGTTAGTTAGAGGAGTTCACGAGATACAGTTGAGCCAAGTAAAAGTATCTCTACATATTAGtcactaaatattttaagaatatatcaaattaaaatcgAGATTAAATTTGAGTGTCAGTTtacatgtacatatatattattattttccttaataaaaaGGTGTCAATTGACTCGCGGCCTGCCCAAACCACTAGCTTTTTAATAAGATATGAGAAATTTAACACAAACACACGctcttataaattataaaagcaTAATTTGCAAAGGAATTATAATTACATACACAAACAAATTAGCACCTAATCCATGAACTAACATGTATAACGTTTTATATCAAGCAGATCTTCAATTTTTTAGGTACAAATTAAAGAATTGTACAGTTTAGCCATGATTGGAGACaactatacaaaaaatatatattgactTAAAAAATGATACACATCCAAACAGAACAACAATACAAAAAGTACATTAATCAACTAGTAGGCCAATTTGGGAAATGGGACTATTATTATATgaagaaaattacaaaaattagtAATACAGGAACCGCAATGGAGGACCCTTATATTTCTTATCACtaataattctatttttttatttaaaaaaattccaacatttagaatattatttttacattttaattcttattttatgtaaTATAACCGATCAATAATATTACTTTGGCAAAACACACACTCATGTATGCAATTTAAGGATAAGAGTGAAAATTCTTAGCCGTTTCAACATGTTTCATTTTCAAGAGTCAAACTATATTAACTttaatcaacattttaaaatatattttttcaccaTATTGATATGAGAAGAATTATACATTCAAattgtaattttaaaatattaagttaatataattcaatttaacttcaaatattaatcaaattaaCTTTTAAAAGGCAAAATATGATAACTATTATGAAACAGAGAAAATActatgttaagtttaaaatgGTCAACTTTGTGGGACATTTATTTTCTATGCTAAGACTTTGAAATCTGTATTCCTAGTAATTTCATGGTTCATCTAGAAATAGTTtcaaaattagaagaaaaatgtAATTTAAAGATAGAGCTAAGAAAAAGTCAACccccctccaaaaaaaaaacaaaaaaaaaccagTCTTATCCTACACTCTTCCACTTCTTCAGAGATAAAGAGTGTTATAGTACTTCAATGGAAAAAAACTAATTTCATTAAGGAGTCTTACGCAACGTAAATACTGATCAGATTTGAGTTTCATGTATAAATAGGAAATATTTCCCCCTTAAGGAGTTTTATGCAACACGAACACGGATCGAATTTAAGTTTTaggtataaaataaaaaatatttccccCTTAAAAAGTCTTAGTCTTACGCAGCGCAAATGCAGATCTGAGTTTACGTAAAGTAGAAAATGTTTTCCACTTAGGGAGTCTATCTTATGCAATGCAAATGCAGATCAAATTTGAATCTTATGTATAAAATAGAAATTCCCCCTTAAGGAGTCTTACGCAATACGAATGTAGATTAATCGAGAACTCAATGTGAATACTAGACTGCGGTTGAGAAaccaaaaaggaaaaggaaatacattcttcattttttttccttcactttCTTTCCAtgcccaaaaaagaaaaatgaagtcATTAACACAGACACTTTTTGCCCTGATCATtattttcccctttctttcagTTAACACATAATGCAAGAAAAGCCCGGTATTCGTTTCTTCCTGAATATTCATAGCTAAGTCTACTATAAGACGGACAAGTTTCGTGGTGATCTTATAGAATTTAATCAAGTGGCCATCTTGCATTTACATTGAGAATGAAGTACATTTTACAGATCTTATATTCAAGAAAATGCAATTCCTCCATCATGCAACCAAACCCCTGGTCACCCAAAATCTCTCTTAATCATAATGCACCCATCAAACAGAAACGGATCGCTTAGAAGGGGCCATAGTTTCTGCAGTTCTTCCTAGAAGGGGACCGACCACGCATGGTGCaatgcaagaaaagaaaacttttACCTCATACATCACATGTTACTAAAGAATGGGTCTTGTTTTGGGGGATCTAGATGGTGTCTGAGCTCTAAATTGAGGGATTTCAAGCCATGGCTCGAGTGTGGTTCTTGTGCTGGGCCTTGCTTGAAACATTGAGTAATCATTTGCATCGTATCCACTCTGGCCCCCGATGCCATAAGATGGATGAGGAGGAGAAAGATAACAGCTTTTACGGGCAGGTTCATATTGTCTTAATGGGCTAGAAGTGGGGGATACTGGTAAAGATGTTATGGCTTTTACATTTTCCCTGTGGATGTCAAGAAAAGAACAGTTAGATACATCTGTCCTCTGGTATGAGTAGAAAACAGACTAAAAAGTAGATGTATTAAGGTACAAACGGTAATCACCTTGCGCAGATCAATGGTCTAGAGATTGTGATCACCGGATGGGATGCATAGTTTCCTTCGGGGGGAGAGATATTCCTTCCAGGAGAAACATTCCTTCCACCTGGATGCAGCTCCAACACTGGCTGTAAAAAAAGCAAATCGAATAGAGATCTTCAGAGGGATATATACCAAAACCACCTAAAGGCAAATGGAAAGCTTAAATGATCAGTTTCAAAAATCTAAATCCCCCAAGAGTCTCCACGTGCTTCGTGGTGTTATAACATAGATGGATGAACTATCCAAGTATTGTTGCTAAGATTTTCTACCTTTTCAATTCCTGTTAATCACATAAGAGTTgttacaaataattttttctgaTGTTGGACTTGATCTGGCAAAGGTTCAGATGAGTATTTGGTTCGATCGGCTAATTTGCACATTTTCGTGTTTGTCCATGTTAAGTCAAGTAAACAAAATCATGTGCTGTTGCGTTAAGCATCTTCAAGAGCTATTTCTGTATAATGGGAGCGTGATTATATTACCTAGGCGAATTCCCTTGCACAAAATAATGGCCTACCAGCATCGTGTAGGGTACAGTATGGTATGGTAACCAAATAGTGATTTAGCTGGTAGTTGGTTAACATTGAAGAATGAAACACAAACTAGAGCACACAGTCCAAGGGTAGAAGAGCATTGATTAGATAAACTGTCAATTAGCTCGTACTAAAATTTAAAGACATATTAGACATCAGTATTTGGGTAAAAGTTGTAAACATAACTCACAAGGTTAGATTCCTTCTCTTCTTATAATTGTTCTAAATTAGGGACTAACTTTTCACCCATAGCCTCATGGAACAAAGACAACAATGAAAAAGATTATCGAGTAACATCTGTTAGTATATTAGGTCTTGTGTTAGTAAAACCATTGTTTCATATGAATTATCCTCCCAACAAAACACCGTGAAGAATAAGATTACAGGACCTTGTCTGGATATGAGCTACGATGCATGTATATATGGTTTTGATTCCTTACAGTTCTCCTTATCAAGGGGTAGGGTAAGGTTTcaaattttgtgaattaatgTGATAGGTATGGAATAgggtacaacaacaacatagtgacatacccaatgtaatcccacaagtggagtcGGGGAAGGGTAGAGAGTACGTAAACCTTACCCCAACCATGGGAGGTAGAGACGTTGTTTCCGATATACCTTCGACTCAAGGAAAAATAGATcgaaaaagaaataataggaagtGAAGAAATCATGACACAGTATGCAGCTTCATTAAGATCAAAATGCAAATACTGATCCGCAAAAATGGCTTGAAATCAGAAAGTAATTTGTTATAGTTTTATGAATTCCTAATCATCATTTAATCAGATCTCGCGGTTATTAATATGAATTGGTAGGTCCCTAGTGACAGACAAGTGGAAGAAAGGTGCCACATCTCTCTAGAAAGGATAACTTGCACTTAAGCACTTCTCCATCTCTTGCTATTTATTAAGTTCCTTTCTCAAAGTTTACTCAATTTTCAAACTCAGTAATTTATAGTTTGTTCAGAGAGTAATTTCACTCTTTCCAAGATAATTCATTATAGTTTTGCCaaagaagtaaaaagaagtAAAGACTCCATAATCTTTACCGGTGTCCGGCTTCCATCAAAGGAACGAGGATATGATTCTTTGGTTACACCAACATGAGCAACTTTTGCTGTGCTTTGGTTTTTAACAAAAGGGTGCTCTAGTAGTTGAGAAGCTGTAGGTCGTGTGGACGGCTCCCGCTGCAAGCATAACCTTATAAAGCTTTTTGCATCATTAGAAAGGTGTTCTGGAATTTCAGGAAAGTCTTTGCTGTTTCCAATTTTAAATATGGCAGCAACCTGTTGCATAGAGGGCAATCAAAGACACTTAGGTTTGAGTTCTCTGATGATGGCCTCAGAAGAGATGATCACGGTAAAAACattcatcaaatatttcaaCATCTTACCCCTTCATACTGGCTCCAAGGTGGCTTGGAAGTTGCCATTTCCAGAATTGTACATCCCAAACTCCAAATATCCACTGCAAGACCATAGCCACTTGTATTCATCACCACCTGATAATATCAGAGAATGGAATAATTATAAGTCTTTGCTAAAAATGTTGGACATTGACACGAGGGTTTGCAGAAACGGGAGGGAAGCATACCTCAGGAGCCATCCAATAAGGACTCCCTTTGAATGAGAGCACTGACGAGCACGAAGTTATCTGCTCCAAGGTAATATAACGTTAATGCATGGATCAATTGCTGGAAAAGAAACTGTTCTAAAGAATTCATACACTTCTCTTTTAGTAGCATCAATTGTTTTTAAGAGaactagaaaaataaaaataaaaacaaaaagagaaatgaGAAAACTTTAATCTTTTGCTAGGCTACCATGTCTGCTGGTTCTATATGAAGGCCTAAAATTATTCATCCAAATAACTAAAATAGAATCCACAAACAAAGGTACCAAATGACAAgtttttagactttttccatgTTATTAGCAAGTATAACCTACAACAACAGTCAATCAGTTCCCGCTATTCTTGTTTGCAAATAAAGTCAAAGGCAAAGTTTTGGAATTGGTTCTCTGACACCTTTCAGTAAAAAGTGGTAAAGAAATAACTTTAATGATTGTGCTGCTACTTACATGTTTTGCCATGCCAAAATCAGCTAGCTTAATTACACCATTAGGATCTACTAGTATATTGGCTCCTTTTATATCCCTGAAAAGAAATAATTGGCATTTGAATCTAGCAGTGTCCGCAGAATAGCTGAGTCACAAGTACTCGAATCATAAAGACACACACCTGTGAACTGTATTCCTAGCATGTAAAAAGGAAAGGCCAGAAAGGATCTGTCTGGCGTAGTTTTGTATAACTGGCTCCCTAAAAGGCCCATATTCCTGCAACAGTTTATGTATAGAACCCCCAGAAACGTACTCCAAGTAAACTGATAGAGTTTCTTCATCCTGACAAATAATTAAAAGGCAACAGTTGAGAACTAAATGGGAAGATATATTTCTGTTCTACAGAGCAACAAGGTTACAGAAGAACAAATTAATATGATCAACATATTTGCCTAAGTTGTGTAAATATCATAACGACAATATAATTATGCACATCCAACTAAAGTAACTAGTCATACCAGTTCACTTCCATGATACCGAACAACATTTGGATGTGTCAAGTTACTGAGTAAAATGATTTCCTGTACGTAAGATAAAATCAGTCAGGTATCAAATGCAAAATTGAAAAGGGCAGATATTAAACAAAAGACCCAAGATTACAGAATAAAGTTTATCACGGACTTTGAAAGGAGAGGATATTAAAATTGTGAACAGAAACATACTGAAAGAGTAACTAAAGAGACCTGGTcacttatcaaattaaaattagtgataaaataaaataaaagagaccTGATTCAGTTGCTTAAGACACTCTTTGGATGTTTGATCATCTGAAACCACCTTGACTTCTTTTATTGCGCACATTTGTCCATTCTCCCTGTTCATAGTGAAAACCTCCAGTTAATCACTATGTAACTATGTCCACCAGGAACTATTAGCCACACATCTTCCATAACACCAATTCAAAATGAGCATAAGATGACCTATACTAAAGCCATGATGTTCCTGAATCTAATTAGAACCCAAACGTCATTGATTGAAAAAAAATCTGGAAGGCTCACAAACCTGTTGAATCCAAGATATACATGACCGAATGTGCCTCTTCCTAGGAGCCTGCCTTTCTTCCATTTGGACATATTAATGGTTGCGTATTCAGCCACAACACAAGGTCTTGGGTTTGGCAAAGCAGAAGGACTAGGAGGAGAACCGGGTGGAAGGGGCAGCTGATGACATTCACTCCTTACATCATCCAACTTGCCCGTTGGAGAGTCCAGATTTAAACTCGAAAACCGAGGATGTAAAGGTGATGACGTGGTAGTTGTCCCTCTGGAACGAACTGGGCTTCGCGACAGTGGGCTCAACCTATTATCTCCAAGTCCTCTGGCAACAAGCAGAAGTGTCCCCACAATTAGGATAGTACGATggatcaattaaattaaaaagaaatactTGTAACTCATGCATCTTGTGCATTCCGTGGAAAAAAAAGGAAGGTAACACTATTTACCGTGCGATTATACCATGTATAAAGAATTTTCTCTGAGTTTCCTAATTGAGCCTCCTAAAAGATCGGTAATTGAACTAGAGCACACAAAACCATAGAAACAAGTGcaaaatcaagaaattaatataaatcTCTCAGGTTTAGCATTTGGGGTACACTGGAAAcgcaaagtaaaaaaaaaaaagagggcaGGTGATTCAGACTCATTAATCAGACGTTTGATTCAATATGCATAATCCACCAAGAGCTaccaaaaatataaacaaattgaaagcataaaaaaagttagaacttttttttatttttgataaccATGGTGTCCGGGACAGCTTGTGTGCATCTGGACTAATTCCACGAGATACCTACCACCTCCCACGGGCAACAAGAGTCAAGTAACAACTTTTTAACACAAAAAGGCCCCTTTCATCCAGGTGCAATAACTGCACCAATATATAGTCTCTCTAGCTTATCAATACACATTCAATTTGTGGAtaacaatccaatccaatcaacaaAACATCTAGTTTTGAAGAACAACCCACAACAAGTGTGGTGTCCAGGCCTCACTAATTCCACGCTAATTCCACGGGATACCTTCCACCTCCGACCAGAGACATGTACCTGGTAACAACTTTTTAACACAAAAAGGCCCTTTTTTTATCCAGGTGCAATAGCTGAACCAACATAGTCTTTCTAGCTAATCAATAAACATTCAATTTATGGAtcacaatccaatccaatcaacaaAAGATCTAATTTTAACAACAAGTCAATTCAAAGTCAACCAACACCAATAACCATATAACAAAACCTCAGTAATCCTAgcaaaaaatgaacaaaatataacatcaaaaatcctaaaaagaaagaaactttTTGATCAGAAATCAAACAACACCAACCTGAAAGTATCCAATTGAGCTTGATCAGTATTTACAGGTCCACCATCAGATGACCCAGATGAGCTAGTACTCGAAACTGAACCCGACCCACATCCCAAAGAAACCCCATGATCATTTCCCAGTGAAGAAACAGAAGGCATAGGTAAAGGATGAGCTTTCTCCAAAGAAGAACCTGAATCAAACCCAGAAAACCCAGAACCAGAACCACTAAAATCTTTACTGGTTCTTGGTGAATTTCTACAAAGTAACTCATCAAAACTTCTGGGTTTCACATACTTATCTCTTTCTTTGTCTTTAGCTTGTGCGTCTTTGTTCTTGGTGGATTTTTTCCCCCACCAAGCAGGCATTTTTGGCTTCTGAGCTAATTCAGTGATCAACCCAACTGAGTCAAGAAAGAGTGAAATCTGTAGATTCTTGGTATGCTACAGTCAGagaaaaagaatttaatttgagtttttttcaagattatttttttaggtGAAAGGGGGGATGTATCGATGTAGCTGACgaagaaaactttgagaagGAAATAGGAAGGTAGATAGATAGAGAAATGGAGGAGAGGGAGCAGGGCCTGCCAAGTTGGTTTTACGTGTTTTGCGCTTTGCACCCCCTAATCTATGTACTATATGTCAATTTGTACTAAAATTTGTTCTCATTGTACAAATTTGTTTTgcctaaaaaaaagaaaggatgatgcacaaaatattttatattttttcaaaatttaagaatttgaaaaagaattcCATTCTAAGTGATGTAGATAAAATTTTGCTTAAGCAAATACTTCAGAGTATGATATATTAatgaaagaaagtaaaaattttgtaatttttgctTTGGCTGCATAATGAACGTATTAGCTTTTCTTACGGTATAGATTTTTACATTCGAATGGaaaattatatgtatttgaTATATGACTGTGCAAAGAATTTGATCTAATGAACGATTTTGTCCAGTTAATTTTAATATTGACCTATTTGTTAATTGAGGATGGTACTCATTATGAATACTTTTACTTATTTGAAAGTTTTGATAGTTATTTTGTAATTTGTGATAAAGTTGTTTACTAGATTAGTAGAACTAACTTAATTACCAAAGTACTCTATACCTAATTGATAATGAAAGGGATAGAAATAATCTCTCAATCCTTCTAAATTCACCGACAAAAATGAACAGATATAAGACTATCACGTAATCTCACATAAAGTATCGAATAACGTTAAAGATGAAAAATACAAAATCCTCTATAAATATCATTTAGATACGTAATCAAATGTATAACGACGTCTTTTAAGGCGGTTGTATTTTTCTTCATCGGCACAACAAACATCTAATCGCTCATTCATTTATAACTGTCTATAGTTGTTGTTTTACAGGATCGATCAAAGAGAGATGAACTTGTCTTTGTCTCCAGAAACTACAATTTCCGCCTCTTAAATGATCACATACTGTCAATTAAAAGAGACTAAAGACCACCGAGATATGTGACGTGATGAGTGACACCATTTTATAATTCACCCTTTACCTTTATTTCT
This Solanum dulcamara chromosome 1, daSolDulc1.2, whole genome shotgun sequence DNA region includes the following protein-coding sequences:
- the LOC129900703 gene encoding mitogen-activated protein kinase kinase kinase 3-like, giving the protein MPAWWGKKSTKNKDAQAKDKERDKYVKPRSFDELLCRNSPRTSKDFSGSGSGFSGFDSGSSLEKAHPLPMPSVSSLGNDHGVSLGCGSGSVSSTSSSGSSDGGPVNTDQAQLDTFRGLGDNRLSPLSRSPVRSRGTTTTSSPLHPRFSSLNLDSPTGKLDDVRSECHQLPLPPGSPPSPSALPNPRPCVVAEYATINMSKWKKGRLLGRGTFGHVYLGFNRENGQMCAIKEVKVVSDDQTSKECLKQLNQEIILLSNLTHPNVVRYHGSELDEETLSVYLEYVSGGSIHKLLQEYGPFREPVIQNYARQILSGLSFLHARNTVHRDIKGANILVDPNGVIKLADFGMAKHITSCSSVLSFKGSPYWMAPEVVMNTSGYGLAVDIWSLGCTILEMATSKPPWSQYEGVAAIFKIGNSKDFPEIPEHLSNDAKSFIRLCLQREPSTRPTASQLLEHPFVKNQSTAKVAHVGVTKESYPRSFDGSRTPPVLELHPGGRNVSPGRNISPPEGNYASHPVITISRPLICARENVKAITSLPVSPTSSPLRQYEPARKSCYLSPPHPSYGIGGQSGYDANDYSMFQARPSTRTTLEPWLEIPQFRAQTPSRSPKTRPIL